A genomic stretch from Scatophagus argus isolate fScaArg1 chromosome 19, fScaArg1.pri, whole genome shotgun sequence includes:
- the dll4 gene encoding delta-like protein 4, with the protein MAAWFTFTIAFSTTLISQAFGSGVFELDLHEFKNHKGLLANGNACKPSCRTYFRICLKNYQAVVSPGDCIFGSTMTGVLGTNSFSATDSGTLPRPIQIPFNFGWPGSFSLIIEAWHSPYGNIPVDANNPDLLISFFAIQRQLGVGTDWSQDMQTGKQTELRYSYRFICNESYYGESCSKKCTPRDDRFGHYTCNHDGQLSCLPGWKGKYCEEPICLEGCSERNGNCSKPGECVCRDGWQGTFCDECKKYPACKHGTCQLPWQCRCQEGWGGLLCDQDLNFCTHHHPCVNGATCMNTGQGSYTCTCLPGFTGVNCELEMQECDSNPCRNGGICTNLESGYMCTCPQGFEGSHCEHSLLTCADSPCFHSGKCREKDNGRSYMCECPHGYTGLNCEKRVDKCTSLPCANGGLCLIHSGMRVCSCRAGFIGQRCEININECAGNPCLNGGTCQDRINDYTCVCPAGYGGRNCDRILDECSLHTCLNGGHCTRGGGPGRPSATCICTSGFTGPHCETFATATSTVTPGEIQDGFQWAAVSLAVGLVALLVLLCMVGLALRHIHRQAQRERADTETMNNLSNVQRDNLIPASQLKNTNQKISLEVDCDSEKSNFIHKNYHLDSYNSKSKEFKDEKSQEDKSLIYDKCLEDKMPLSRMYSEKPECRISTICSSRDSMYQSVFVIAEERRECVIATEV; encoded by the exons ATGGCAGCCTGGTTCACCTTTACCATCGCATTCAGCACCACGTTGATATCACAG gCATTTGGATCCGGTGTTTTTGAGCTCGATCTTCACgaatttaaaaatcacaaaggTTTGCTGGCAAACGGAAACGCATGCAAACCCAGCTGCAGGACTTATTTCAGAATTTGTTTGAAGAACTATCAGGCTGTGGTCTCGCCAGGTGACTGCATCTTTGGAAGTACAATGACAGGAGTGTTGGGGACAAACTCTTTCAGCGCCACGGACAGTGGAACTTTACCTAGACCGATTCAGATACCCTTCAACTTCGGATGGCCG gggtcattttcattaataattGAAGCATGGCATTCACCTTATGGAAATATACCTGTAG atgCCAACAACCCAGACTTACTGATTAGCTTTTTTGCCATTCAAAGGCAGCTGGGTGTAGGAACTGACTGGTCTCAGGATATGCAGactggaaaacagacagagctCAGATATTCTTACCGGTTCATCTGCAACGAAAGCTACTATGGAGAAAGTTGTTCCAAGAAATGCACACCCAGGGACGACCGATTTGGCCACTACACCTGCAACCACGATGGGCAGTTATCCTGTCTGCCTGGCTGGAAGGGGAAATACTGCGAAGAAC CTATCTGTCTGGAGGGCTGCAGCGAGAGGAATGGAAACTGCTCCAAACCTGGCGAGTGTGT ATGCAGAGACGGCTGGCAAGGCACATTCTGCGACGAGTGTAAGAAGTACCCGGCCTGTAAGCACGGTACCTGCCAGCTGCCGTGGCAGTGTAGGTGTCAGGAGGGCTGGGGAGGCCTATTATGTGACCAAG ATCTGAACTTCTGCACCCATCACCATCCCTGTGTGAATGGCGCCACCTGTATGAACACAGGACAGGGCAGCTACACATGTACTTGTCTGCCTGGTTTTACGGGGGTCAACTGTGAGCTGGAGATGCAGGAGTGTGACAGCAATCCGTGCAGGAATGGAGGCATATGCACT AATCTGGAAAGTGGCTACATGTGCACATGCCCCCAAGGTTTCGAGGGGTCCCACTGCGAGCACAGCCTGCTGACATGCGCCGACTCCCCCTGTTTCCATAGTGGCAAATGTCGGGAGAAGGACAATGGCCGCAGCTACATGTGTGAGTGTCCCCACGGCTACACCGGACTCAACTGTGAAAAGAGAGTGGACAAGTGCACGTCGCTTCCCTGCGCTAATG GTGGTCTGTGTCTGATCCATAGTGGCATGCGTGTATGTAGCTGCCGTGCAGGATTTATCGGCCAGCGTTGCGAAATCAACATCAATGAGTGTGCCGGTAACCCCTGCCTCAACGGTGGCACCTGCCAAGACAGAATCAACGACTACACCTGCGTCTGTCCTGCTGGCTACGGTGGACGCAACTGCGACAGAATCCTGGATGAGTGCTCCCTTCACACCTGCCTCAATGGGGGTCATTGCACCAGGGGAGGTGGGCCGGGGAGGCCCTCAGCAACCTGCATCTGCACATCAGGTTTCACCGGGCCTCACTGCGAGACTTTCGCCACCGCCACCTCTACCGTGACTCCTGGAGAGATTCAAGATGGCTTCCAGTGGGCGGCAGTTTCACTGGCCGTGGGGTTGGTGGCACTGCTGGTGCTGTTGTGCATGGTGGGCTTGGCTTTGAGGCACATCCATAGGCAGGCCCAAAGAGAGAGGGCAGACACAGAGACTATGAACAACTTGTCCAATGTTCAGAGAGACAACCTGATCCCAGCGTCCCAGCTGAAAAACACCAACCAGAAAATCAGCCTGGAGGTGGACTGCGATTCAGAGAAATCGAACTTTATCCACAAAAACTATCACTTGGACTCTTACAACTCTAAATCGAAGGAGTTCAAGGATGAAAAGTCACAAGAGGATAAAAGTCTTATTTATGACAAATGTTTAGAAGACAAAATGCCCTTGAGTCGAATGTACAG tgaaaAGCCAGAGTGTAGGATATCAACGATATGTTCCTCAAGAGACTCCATGTACCAGTCGGTATTTGTTatagcagaggagaggagggaatgCGTCATAGCAACTGAG GTATAA
- the chac1 gene encoding glutathione-specific gamma-glutamylcyclotransferase 1, translating to MKPQDIVAGKTSLWIFGYGSLVWKPDFKYKRSKVGYIQGYKRRFWHGDNFHRGNDELPGRVVTLIEDDDASTWGVAFEVTGSQVEETLKYLNVRETVCGGYATKMVDFFAKGENQPPVKALLYIATSDNPLFLGPASPEEIGTQIAMCRGKTGHNLEYLLRLTEFMRNSCPHVEDHHLYSIEAAALTMVSHLLAAQ from the exons ATGAAGCCTCAAGACATCGTCGCGGGGAAAACCAGCCTGTGGATCTTCGGGTACGGGTCACTGGTATGGAAGCCTGACTTCAAGTATAAGAGGAGCAAGGTCGGCTACATTCAAGGCTACAAGAGACGTTTCTGGCACGGAGACAACTTCCATCGCGGGAACGACGAGTTG CCCGGAAGAGTGGTGACGCTGATTGAAGATGATGAC GCGAGCACCTGGGGGGTGGCGTTCGAGGTGACGGGCTCTCAAGTCGAGGAGACCCTGAAGTACCTCAACGTGCGTGAGACGGTCTGTGGTGGTTATGCCACCAAAATGGTGGATTTTTTTGCCAAGGGGGAAAACCAGCCCCCGGTTAAGGCATTGCTGTATATTGCCACCTCTGACAACCCCCTTTTCCTGGGGCCAGCCAGCCCAGAGGAGATCGGCACCCAGATCGCCATGTGCAGGGGGAAGACGGGCCACAACCTGGAGTATCTGCTCAGGCTGACTGAGTTCATGAGGAACAGCTGCCCACACGTGGAAGACCATCATCTGTACTCCATCGAGGCAGCAGCACTGACCATGGTGTCCCATCTGTTAGCAGCCCAGTAG